One genomic window of Candidatus Cloacimonadota bacterium includes the following:
- a CDS encoding efflux RND transporter periplasmic adaptor subunit, which yields MKKIFLIIIVVLTIFGCGKVAVQKDAKSQAGSVKSYVVEKGEITVKLEETGEIQPIKEIEIKSKISGKITKFFVEEGDFVNKGDIIAEIEPDYNQAEMITRVKSTLELSELRLRNAEKDLQDKQKLFDQNFISSQELDSYKDVVAEARINYKSAIQQYDIIKEIETEDNVSKIISTASGTVIQKSVEEGEMVVSNTGSYTAGTVIVVLADLERMVVNSRINEVDISKVSKNQKVEIQVDAYPYEKYQGEITKIAAMAISYNNVKVFPVEIEILNVDERLRPGMTANITIIGEQRKDILVVPIRTIFSSDDNQDIVYKVQNDTIANSVVVKTGINNFQQVEIIEGLAEGDSISYSEPVKDEKDFEFNF from the coding sequence ATGAAAAAAATATTTTTGATAATAATTGTGGTGTTAACGATTTTTGGGTGCGGTAAAGTAGCAGTTCAGAAAGATGCAAAATCTCAGGCTGGCAGCGTAAAATCTTACGTGGTAGAAAAAGGTGAGATCACAGTTAAACTGGAAGAAACTGGCGAGATCCAACCAATTAAAGAAATCGAGATCAAATCGAAAATCAGTGGAAAAATAACGAAATTCTTCGTAGAAGAAGGAGATTTTGTAAATAAAGGTGATATCATTGCCGAGATTGAACCGGACTACAACCAGGCAGAAATGATAACACGTGTAAAAAGTACTTTAGAGTTATCGGAACTAAGATTGCGAAATGCTGAGAAGGATCTGCAGGATAAACAAAAGCTTTTTGATCAGAATTTTATTTCTTCTCAGGAACTTGATTCCTATAAAGATGTGGTTGCTGAAGCTCGTATAAACTACAAATCTGCCATTCAGCAATACGATATTATAAAGGAAATTGAAACAGAAGATAATGTTTCAAAAATTATTTCCACAGCTTCTGGAACGGTTATTCAAAAATCGGTGGAAGAAGGTGAGATGGTTGTTTCCAATACCGGATCTTATACAGCTGGAACTGTTATCGTGGTTTTAGCAGACTTAGAAAGAATGGTAGTAAATTCCCGCATCAATGAAGTTGATATTTCTAAAGTCAGCAAAAATCAGAAAGTAGAAATCCAGGTGGATGCATATCCGTATGAAAAATACCAGGGAGAGATCACCAAAATTGCTGCCATGGCAATCAGTTACAACAATGTGAAGGTTTTTCCTGTAGAGATTGAAATATTGAACGTTGATGAGAGATTAAGGCCTGGAATGACAGCCAATATTACAATTATTGGTGAACAGAGGAAAGATATTCTGGTCGTTCCAATCCGCACGATTTTCAGCAGTGATGATAATCAGGATATTGTTTATAAAGTGCAAAACGATACAATTGCCAACAGCGTTGTTGTGAAAACCGGAATTAACAATTTCCAGCAGGTAGAGATAATCGAAGGTTTAGCAGAAGGCGACAGCATTTCTTACAGCGAACCGGTTAAAGATGAAAAGGACTTCGAGTTTAATTTCTAA